The following are from one region of the Corylus avellana chromosome ca1, CavTom2PMs-1.0 genome:
- the LOC132165431 gene encoding L-type lectin-domain containing receptor kinase S.4-like yields MSRPDKETLASASIPLHPRPDAALDEEIVTSHYILILTQLLTKKQDINNNHVGVNINSLASNGSATAAYFTDDSTKQDLNIKSGKAIQEFMFVGFSASTGLLASSHHLLGWSFKINRQALALDLSSLPSLPGPKKNHIALIVGVSVAMVILAVTSLAR; encoded by the exons atgtcccgtcctgacAAGGAAACATTAGCTTCAGCTTCAATCCCATTACATCCCCGTCCTGACGCAGCTCTTGACGAGGAAATAGTAACTTCCCATTACATCCTTATCCTAACGCAACTCCTGACGAAGAAACA AGACATCAACAACAACCATGTCGGTGTCAACATCAACAGCTTAGCCTCTAACGGCTCCGCCACAGCAGCTTATTTCACCGACGATTCGACCAAACAAGATCTTAACATAAAGAGTGGGAAAGCTATTCAG GAATTTATGTTCGTCGGGTTCTCTGCTTCAACGGGTTTGCTTGCCAGCTCACACCACCTCTTGGGATGGAGCTTCAAGATTAACAGGCAAGCTCTTGCCCTTGATCTCTCTTCTCTACCTTCTCTACCAGGACCCAAGAAGAACCACATAGCTCTAATAGTAGGAGTTTCTGTTGCAATGGTAATTCTTGCTGTAACATCCTTagcccgttag
- the LOC132165684 gene encoding uncharacterized protein LOC132165684: MATAISQLEAQSSGKLPSQIVVNPRENASAIILRSGKEVELPVKAAPASSKQEKEQNVVADRNVPNDDDVPKHKFLPLSDYKPRKQKLKGCEKVKAGENVSAVIQRKLPAKCKDPCMFTIPSTIGNTRFEKPMIDLGASINVMPYSIYASLKLGPLNKTGVVIQLADRSNAYPKGVVEDVLVQINELVFLTDFYVLDMENGDQTAPILLGRPFLKTSKIDVHSGTLTMKFDGEIVKFNIYDAMKYPYDDNPVYYTDVIDSLAKEVFELDRKD, from the exons ATGGCAACTGCAATTAGTCAGCTAGAGGCGCAAAGTTCGGGGAAATTACCCTCTCAAATAGTAGTAAATCCAAGAGAAAATGCAAGTGCAATCATTTTGAGAAGTGGTAAAGAGGTTGAGCTTCCAGTAAAGGCAGCCCCTGCATCGTCAAAGCAAGAAAAGGAGCAAAACGTCGTTGCAGATAGGAACGTTCCCAATGACGATGACGTACCTAAGCATAAGTTTCTGCCTCTTTCTGATTATAAACCA AGGAAACAGAAACTTAAAGGATGTGAGAAGGTGAAAGCAGGGGAGAATGTTTCTGCAGTTATTCAAAGAAAACTCCCTGCGAAATGCAAAGATCCATGTATGTTTACTATCCCTTCTACGATAGGTAACACGAGATTTGAGAAGCCCATGATAGATTTAGGAGCTTCTATCAATGTCATGCCATAttctatatatgcttctttGAAACTTGGACCTTTGAATAAAACTGGTGTTGTGATTCAATTGGCTGATAGATCTAATGCCTATCCTAAGGGTGTAGTTGAGGATGTTCTTGTGCAAATTAATGAGTTGGTTTTCCTTACTGATTTCTATGTGCTTGATATGGAAAATGGTGATCAAACTGCTCCTATTTTGTTAGGAAGACCATTCTTAAAGACATCCAAGATAGATGTTCATAGTGGCACACTTACCATGAAATTTGATGGTGAAATTGTTAAGTTTAATATTTATGATGCCATGAAATATCCTTATGATGATAATCCTGTTTATTATACTGATGTGATTGATTCTTTAGCAAAGGAAGTTTTTGAACTTGATAGAAAAGATTAA